Within Sphingobium aromaticiconvertens, the genomic segment ATATCCGCCTTATAGCAGATACGGCTTGGAAAACGAATAATGGCGCGCGCCCTAGCGCAAAATGGAGGGACTGGCCAGTGCTTCGCCATAGAGGCGCGCATAAGAGTCCAGCATTGCGTCTTCGGCAAAGTCGCGGATCGCCCGCGCCCGGTTCGCCGCGCCCAGCCGCGCCCGCAAATCGCCGTCATTCGCAAGCGCGCCCAGCGCCTGTGCCAGCCCTTTCCCATCGGCCACAACGAAACGCTGGTTCTCCGGCGCAACCATATGCGCGACGTCGCCCACATCCGTAGACACGACCGGTAAACCAGCCGCCATTGCCTCTACCAGAGAGATCGGAAACTGCTCGCTGTCGGAGGACAAAGCGAAGATGTCGAACAACCCGACATAGCGCGACGGATCGGGCAGAAACCCGGCCAGACACAGGTCATCAAGCCCCGCCGCCTGCGCCGCCGCGATGATGGCGTCCCGCTCAGGCCCCTCGCCCACGACCACCAGTTGCAGCCGGTCGCGATGCGCCGCAACCGCTTCCACCAGCCGGGGAATATTCTTGACCGGTCGCAACCCCGCCAGCGTGCCCACCAGCAGCTTGCCGGGCGTCCGCCGCAGGGCCGGAATGGCGTTGGGTTCAGGCGTCTCGTCATAGCGCTCCACCGCGATACCATTGGGGATCAGATGCACGCGCCGCGGGGGCTGCCCCCATGCCCGCCGCGCTATGTTCTCCAGCGTGACGGACGGCACAACCAAAGCATGGGCCGTGACCAGCCCCGCCCGACGAAACAGGTTCCGCTTGGGCTTCAACCCCTCATTTTCATCAACGTTGAAGCCATCCTCATGATGGATCAGCGGCGGCAGCGTCCTGAATGGCGCAAAGGTCCGCCGCGCCATCACGCCGTCCATCGCCCCCCAATTATAGGTCAGGATCAGGTCGAACTGCGCCATGTACCGCGCCAGAACCCGATAGCGGGTCAGGCCCGGCAGGCCCGTCAGCAGCGGCGCATCATGGGGGAAATCCACCTTCACGTGTCGATCGATTGCATCGCGCGCGCTCATCGCTTCGGGGTCGCCGCTGATGATCGTGTGGTTCGCCTGGTCGCCCCAGTGATTCATCAGACGCACCGCGCGCGCCTCCTTGCCGCCAAGCTGGAAGCTGCTGTGCAGATGAAGCAGCCGGGGTGGCCGCCCGGAAAGATCAGCCATGGGCAAAATCAGCCATGCAGAACGCGCGTCAGCAGCCGGTCAATGCCCGCCACCGCGTCCGGCTCGTCCATCGCGGGCGCATGGCCGACCTGCGGCACCGTCACCAACTCCGCCTGTGGGCCGATGTCGCGCACCATCCGCTGCGCCGTTTCTTCGCTCAAAAGGTCGGACAATGCGCCGCGCAGGATCAGTGTCGGCACCGACCGGAAAGCCGCCATTACAGGCCACATATCGACCCCGGCCTCACCCCCGGCCACGCGCAGCGGTTCAGCGATCCGCATGTCATAATCCAGCACGATCCGGCCCGACGGGTTCAGACGATACAGCCGCTTGGCCATCGCCAGCCATTCTTCCAGCCCATAAAGCGGATAGACGTCGCCTTGCGCCTCCTGCAACGCGCGAGCCGCCTGCACCCAGGTCGGATGCGTGCTGCCGCTCCCCACATAACCGCGAATCCGGTCGAGGCCCGCAGGTTCGATGAAGGGGCCGATGTCGTTCAGCAACGCGCCTGCCAGCCGCTCAGGTTGGGTCGCGGCAAACAACATGGTGATGATCCCGCCCAGCGACGTGCCCACCGCCACGAATCGGTCGACCGCCAGATCGGTGAGCAGCCGCCCGACGTCCTGCAAATAGGTGAGCGGCACATAGGTCATCGGATCTTTCGCCTGCGCGCTTTCCGCGCGCCCGCGCATATCCGGGCAGATCAGCCGCCATTCGCCCGCCAGCCGCTCGGCCAGCGGCTCGAAATCGCGCGCGTTGCGGGTCAGGCCCGGCAGGCACAGCAACGGCGGGCGCCCATCCGCCCCTCCCGAATAGTCGCGATAATGCAACCGCAAGCCATCAGGAGACCACCAATATCCGTCGCTGAACCGGCTCAACCTTGATCCTTCCGCGTGTTCACCCCCATATCGCCGCATGAGCATCACCCCGCAACCCGGCATTTACACCCCCGCGACCGAAATCACCGTCCTTGGAGAAGGGATTGCCGACCCGGTGAAGGCCGCCGCCTTCCCGCAAACGATCCTGCGCTTCCGCAATGACCGCTGGGCGCCAACGGTTGGACTGGGCGGGCTGAACGACGAACAGTGGATCGATCATTTCGGTCGCTTCGCGCCGCTGGAAGGCTCGCTGCCCCAGCCGCTGGCGTTACGCTATCACGGCCACCAGTTTCGCAACTATAATCCCGACATTGGCGATGGACGCGGATTCCTCTTCGCCCAGTTGCGCGATGGCGAAGGCCGCCTGCTCGATCTGGGCACCAAGGGGTCGGGCCAGACGCCCTATAGCCGGTTTGGCGACGGACGCCTGACGCTGAAGGGCGGGGTCCGCGAAATATTGGCAACCGAAATGCTCGAAGCCCTTGGCGTCAACACCTCCAAGACTTTCTCCATCATCGAAACCGGCGAAGCGCTGGAGCGCAACGACGAACCCTCCCCCACGCGCGGCGCGGCGATGGTCCGCCTCAGCCACAGTCACATCCGCATCGGCACCTTCCAGCGCGCGGCCTATGAAAACAACGTGCCCCTGCTCGAACGGCTGGTCGATTACGCCCTCACCCGCCTCTATGGCGAAACGCCGGGCGAGCAGCCCGCCGCCCAACTGCTGGGCCGCGTGGTCGAGCGCACCGCTGATCTTGCCGCCAGCTACATGGTCGCGGGCTTTGTCCACGGCGTCCTCAACAGCGACAATATCAACGTGACTGGGGAGAGTTTCGACTATGGCCCCTGGCGCTTCACCCCCTTTTGGGAACAGGGCTTCACGGCCGCCTATTTCGATCAGACCGGCCTCTATGCCTTTGGACGACAGGCCGAAGCGATCCACTGGGACGTCGCTCAATTGGCTGTCTCGCTCCGCCCGCTGATCGAGGCGCAGCCGCTCATCGAACAGCTCGAACGCTTCCCCGCCCTCTATGCAGAGGCACTCGGCCACCGTTTCCTCTGGCGCCTTGGCGTCACGACCGGCGAGGAC encodes:
- a CDS encoding alpha/beta hydrolase; the encoded protein is MSRFSDGYWWSPDGLRLHYRDYSGGADGRPPLLCLPGLTRNARDFEPLAERLAGEWRLICPDMRGRAESAQAKDPMTYVPLTYLQDVGRLLTDLAVDRFVAVGTSLGGIITMLFAATQPERLAGALLNDIGPFIEPAGLDRIRGYVGSGSTHPTWVQAARALQEAQGDVYPLYGLEEWLAMAKRLYRLNPSGRIVLDYDMRIAEPLRVAGGEAGVDMWPVMAAFRSVPTLILRGALSDLLSEETAQRMVRDIGPQAELVTVPQVGHAPAMDEPDAVAGIDRLLTRVLHG
- a CDS encoding glycosyltransferase family 4 protein, whose translation is MADLSGRPPRLLHLHSSFQLGGKEARAVRLMNHWGDQANHTIISGDPEAMSARDAIDRHVKVDFPHDAPLLTGLPGLTRYRVLARYMAQFDLILTYNWGAMDGVMARRTFAPFRTLPPLIHHEDGFNVDENEGLKPKRNLFRRAGLVTAHALVVPSVTLENIARRAWGQPPRRVHLIPNGIAVERYDETPEPNAIPALRRTPGKLLVGTLAGLRPVKNIPRLVEAVAAHRDRLQLVVVGEGPERDAIIAAAQAAGLDDLCLAGFLPDPSRYVGLFDIFALSSDSEQFPISLVEAMAAGLPVVSTDVGDVAHMVAPENQRFVVADGKGLAQALGALANDGDLRARLGAANRARAIRDFAEDAMLDSYARLYGEALASPSILR
- a CDS encoding protein adenylyltransferase SelO family protein → MSITPQPGIYTPATEITVLGEGIADPVKAAAFPQTILRFRNDRWAPTVGLGGLNDEQWIDHFGRFAPLEGSLPQPLALRYHGHQFRNYNPDIGDGRGFLFAQLRDGEGRLLDLGTKGSGQTPYSRFGDGRLTLKGGVREILATEMLEALGVNTSKTFSIIETGEALERNDEPSPTRGAAMVRLSHSHIRIGTFQRAAYENNVPLLERLVDYALTRLYGETPGEQPAAQLLGRVVERTADLAASYMVAGFVHGVLNSDNINVTGESFDYGPWRFTPFWEQGFTAAYFDQTGLYAFGRQAEAIHWDVAQLAVSLRPLIEAQPLIEQLERFPALYAEALGHRFLWRLGVTTGEDAPALVEAAVRAMVASRTPIDRFFLDWRGGKPRDPAVYDDPAWDSFRMQIATLLPAGIMDHPYWSDPDPCSMHIEEVEAIWSAIDTNDDWQPLHAKVAAIRRMGEAHGGSPALP